In a single window of the Nicotiana tomentosiformis chromosome 10, ASM39032v3, whole genome shotgun sequence genome:
- the LOC108943311 gene encoding uncharacterized protein yields the protein MVRELKATVGSWEGRGVEDIAQVGIWGLWLILISLCIISTIIFSCADGISKGKEATTHTDNYGAGCGAGCGAGCGA from the coding sequence ATGGTTAGGGAATTGAAAGCAACAGTGGGAAGCTGGGAAGGAAGAGGTGTTGAAGATATAGCACAGGTTGGCATTTGGGGTCTGTGGTTGATTTTGATCAGCCTGTGTATCATTTCAACAATCATCTTCTCTTGTGCAGATGGTATTTCTAAAGGGAAAGAAGCGACAACCCATACCGATAACTATGGCGCCGGCTGTGGTGCAGGCTGTGGCGCTGGCTGTGGTGCGTAA